One window of Papaver somniferum cultivar HN1 chromosome 9, ASM357369v1, whole genome shotgun sequence genomic DNA carries:
- the LOC113308307 gene encoding uncharacterized protein LOC113308307, giving the protein MSFKSLVIELVAAIALFNLCLENYGAEGINHRKISKKEDMEFDRQLKILNKPPVKTIRTEFGDVYDCINIYKQPAFDHPLLRNHKIQMQPNLIHGEQGDEPNPGMFSSVDRYKFEGCPPETVPIRRTTKKDLINAKNHFQWMKQRHYVAVQPNPKKIFYGARARLSVTNPTVQSSQLSTSQIWIMNGPRENLNSIEVGWAVYPELFGDNRTRVFGLWTADGYKEKGCFNTLCEGFVQVHPEYFFGEPLREGTYGKEQRGFDFSVHRGSDGKWWFIDGRDKATIGYWPPEIFTHLKNPATVVEFGGSAGADPGKPYPPMGYGRLPVFDSRITSCMLQMKVVAEQDGFFEDFDWWDVQIRRDTNPSCYDIIFPGEYLLSGLIMLFGGPGGGDCH; this is encoded by the exons ATGAGTTTTAAGAGTCTTGTAATTGAATTGGTGGCAGCGATAGCACTTTTTAATCTATGCTTAGAGAATTATGGAGCAGAAGGAataaatcatagaaaaatatcaaagaaagaagaCATGGAGTTTGACAGACAACTTAAAATCCTTAATAAACCTCCCGTCAAGACCATTCGG ACAGAATTTGGTGACGTATACGATTGCATAAACATTTACAAACAACCGGCTTTTGATCATCCATTGCTCAGAAATCACAAAATCCAG ATGCAACCTAACCTGATTCACGGAGAACAAGGGGATGAACCTAATCCTGGTATGTTTTCGAGCGTCGACCGATATAAATTTGAAGGGTGTCCTCCGGAAACTGTTCCCATCCGAAGGACCACAAAAAAGGATCTCATAAACGCAAAAAATCATTTCCAATGGATGAAGCAGCGACAT tATGTGGCTGTTCAACCGAATCCAAAGAAAATATTCTATGGGGCCAGAGCTCGACTTTCTGTAACAAATCCTACCGTGCAGTCGTCACAGTTGAGCACTAGTCAAATCTGGATAATGAATGGTCCTAGGGAAAATTTAAATAGTATTGAAGTTGGATGGGCG GTATACCCTGAATTATTTGGCGACAATCGGACTCGAGTTTTTGGCTTGTGGACG GCTGATGGATATAAAGAGAAAGGATGTTTTAACACGCTGTGCGAGGGATTTGTGCAAGTACATCCCGAATATTTTTTTGGAGAACCGCTTAGAGAAGGAACCTATGGAAAGGAGCAACGTGGGTTTGATTTTTCGGTGCACCGGGGCTCTGACGGCAAATGGTGGTTCATCGATGGAAGAGATAAAGCAACGATAGGATATTGGCCCCCGGAAATTTTTACTCATTTAAAGAACCCTGCGACTGTGGTTGAATTTGGAGGGTCTGCGGGAGCAGATCCTGGCAAACCCTACCCGCCAATGGGATATGGGCGTTTACCTGTTTTTGATTCTAGAATTACATCTTGTATGCTACAAATGAAAGTAGTTGCTGAACAAGACGGATTTTTTGAGGACTTTGACTGGTGGGATGTGCAAATAAGACGCGATACAAACCCTAGCTGTTACGATATCATTTTTCCTGGTGAATATTTACTCAGTGGTTTGATTATGTTATTTGGAGGACCAGGAGGTGGTGATTGTCACTGA